A stretch of the Macaca mulatta isolate MMU2019108-1 chromosome 16, T2T-MMU8v2.0, whole genome shotgun sequence genome encodes the following:
- the LOC114676004 gene encoding TBC1 domain family member 3B-like, protein MVIVEDADSLWAQERENIIMNYEKGHRAGLPEDMGPEPVGIYNNIDRFGILHETELPPATAREAKQMRREITRKSKWMEMLGHWETYKNSEKVIDRVYKGIPMNIRGQVWSVLLNIQEVKSKNPRTYKVMKEKGKRSSEHIHQIDVDMSRTLRNHIFFRDRYGTKQRELFSILLAYSEYNPEVGYCRDLSHIAALFLLYLPEEDAFWALVQLLARERHSLQGFHSPNGGTVQGLQDHQEHVVPTSQHKTRWHLDKEGLCVQDSSLGWLLQTLNDGISLGLTLRLWDVYLLEGEQVLMPMTSIAFKVQRKRLMKTSRSGLWARFRNLFFHTWELDDDSVLKHLRASTKKLTRKQGDLPPPGELQCHVPPMSPSRAVNNRGVPETRNLTTWAFLFTFSSSSSSWTLRKYRRPPVLTAGAQCVCTGCDVPPGGRCGQDLPTSRLPHSTVSLSPHHKAIKGTKEARPICGKPRPSLQAPTASESSRGPSLLHAPPRFPGQQALSQGDKGIGCP, encoded by the exons ATGGTAATCGTAGAGGATGCAGATAGTTTGTGGGCACAGGAGCGAGAGAATATCATCATGAACTATGAGAAG GGACACCGAGCCGGGCTGCCCGAGGACATGGGGCCTGAGCCTGTTGGAATCTACAACAACATTGATCGCTTTGGAATTCTGCA TGAGACagagctgcctcctgccactgcTCGGGAGGCGAAG CAAATGCGGCGGGAGATAACACGAAAGAGCAAGTGGATGGAAATGCTGGGACACTGGGAGACATATAAGAACAGTGAAAAGGTaat AGATCGAGTATATAAGGGCATTCCCATGAACATCCGGGGCCAAGTGTGGTCAGTCCTGCTGAACATACAGGAAGTCAAGTCGAAAAACCCCAGAACATACAAG GTCATGAAGGAGAAGGGCAAGAGGTCATCTGAACACATCCACCAGATCGATGTGGACATGAGCAGGACATTAAGGAATCACATCTTCTTCAGGGATCGATACGGAACCAA gcAGCGGGAACTATTCTCCATCCTCCTGGCATATTCGGAGTATAACCCG GAGGTGGGCTACTGCAGGGACCTGAGCCACATCGCGGCCTTGTTCCTCCTTTATCTGCCTGAGGAGGATGCATTCTGGGCACTGGTGCAGCTGCTGGCCAGGGAGAGGCACTCCCTGCAGG GATTCCACAGCCCAAATGGCGGGACAGTCCAGGGCCTCCAAGACCATCAGGAGCATGTGGTCCCGACGTCACAACACAAGACCAGGTGGCATCTG GACAAGGAAGGTCTTTGCGTGCAGGATTCCTCCTTAGGCTGGCTTCTCCAGACGTTGAATGACGGG ATCTCTCTTGGGCTCACCCTGCGCCTGTGGGACGTGTATTTGCTGGAAGGAGAACAGGTGTTGATGCCGATGACAAGCATTGCCTTTAAAGTTCAGAGGA AGCGCCTCATGAAGACATCCAGGTCTGGCCTGTGGGCACGGTTTCGGAACCTGTTCTTCCATACCTGGGAGTTGGATGATGACTCTGTGCTCAAGCATCTTAGGGCCTCTACGAAGAAACTAACAAGGAAGCAAGGGGACCTGCCACCCCCAGGTGAGCTCCAGTGCCATGTCCCCCCCATGTCACCCTCTAGGGCAGTCAATAATAGGGGAGTGCCCGAGACCCGCAACCTTACTACCTGggccttcctcttcaccttttcttcctcctcttcctcctggactcTAAGAAAGTACAGGAGGCCACCGGTCCTCACGGCAGGAGCTCAGTGCGTGTGTACTGGATGTGATGTGCCCCCAGGAGGGCGATGTGGGCAAGACCTTCCAACAAGCCGCCTCCCACATTCCACAGTGTCTCTGTCTCCCCATCACAAGGCCATCAAGGGCACTAAAGAAGCCAGACCCATTTGTGGGAAACCCCGCCCCTCCCTGCAAGCACCCACAGCCTCAGAGAGCAGCAGAGGCCCCTCACTCCTGCACGCTCCTCCAAGGTTTCCAGGACAACAAgccttgagccagggagacaaGGGAATCGGGTGTCCCTGA